The genomic interval CCGCCCCGTAGGCTTCCAGCGCCCAGACTTCCATCTCGCCGAATCGCTGGCCGCCGAATTGAGCCTTGCCGCCCAAAGGTTGCTGCGTGATGAGACTGTACGGGCCGATCGAACGGGCGTGAATCTTGTCGTCCACGAGATGCGAAAGCTTCATCATGTAAATATAACCGACGGTCGTTTCCTGCTCGAAAGGTTCGCCGGTACGTCCGTCGAACAGATACGTCTTTCCGTGAAGCGGCAATTCGGCTCGCGTCAACCAGTCGTCGAGATCGTGAATCTTGGCGCCGTCGAACACCGGCGTCGCGAAATATACTCCCAGACGATGGGCCGCCCAACCGAGCGTGGTCTCGAAAATCTGACCGATGTTCATGCGCGACGGCACGCTGAGCGGATTGAGAATGATGTCCACCGGCGTTCCATCGGAAAGAAACGGCATGTCCTCCAACGGCACGACCTTTCCGACCACGCCCTTGTTTCCGTGGCGGCCGGCCATCTTGTCCCCCACCGTGATCTTCCGCTTCTGGGCCACGTACACGCGAACGAGCTGGACGATGCCGGGCGGAAGCTCGTCGCCCACTTGAATGCGATACTTCTCGTTTTTGTACTCGTTTTGCGCCACGAACAGCCGGTCGTGATATTTCTCGAACGCCTGCTCGACCTGCTCGTTCACCGCCTCGTTGTCAGTCCACTCGTAGCGGGTTTCGACGGCGTCCAAATCGAGAGCCTTGAGCGCGGCCTCCGTGAACGCCACTCCCTCGGGAATCAATACCTGATTCAGCGTCTTGTCGCGAATCTCCTTGGTCTTGTGGCCGCGCAGGATGCCGTACAGCTCTTCCGCCACTACCCGCTTCAGGGAAACGATATTCTGTTGGAAGCGGAGTTCGAGTTCTTCCAGCGCCTTCTTGTCTTCGCGGCGGGTTTTCGCGTCCTTCTTCTTCCGGCTGAACAGCTTGGTGTTGATGACGATCCCGTACATGCCGGTGTGGGCCTTGAGGCTCGCGTCCTTCACGTCGCCTGCCTTGTCGCCGAAAATCGCCTTCAGAAGTTTGTCTTCCGGCGTCAAATCGGTCTCGCCTTTGGGAGTCACTTTGCCGACCAGGATGTCTCCCGGCCGCACGGTGGCGCCCACGCGAATAATACCGATCTCATCGAGATCCTTGACGGCATCCTCCGAGACGTTCGGGATTTCCCGCGTCAGTTCCTCCTCGCCGCGCTTCGTCTCGCGGACTTGAAGCTCGAGCTCTTCGATGTTGATCGAAGTGAAGATGTCGTCGTACACGATGCGCTCGGATACGATAATCGAATCTTCGAAGTTGTACCCCATCCACGGCATGAACGCCGCCAGCACGTTACGGCCCAGCGCCAAATCGCCCTTCTCGGTCGCGCAGCCGTCGGCCAGCACCTGCCCTTTCCTGATCTGCTCGCCCTCGGTGACGGCGGGTCGCTGATTGATGCAGGTGTCCTGATTCGTGCGAAAAAACTTCTTGAGTTTGTAGGTGAGCGCTTCGGGCGGCGCGTTCTCTTCTTCTCCGCCGCCGTTGCCGTCGTTCGGGCGAACTCGTGGACGGAACACAATCCGATTCGCATCCACGTATTCGACGATGCCGTCTTCCGGGGCCAGAATGAGCGTCCGCGAATCCTCGGCTGCCTTGCGTTCCATGCCCGTGCCGACGTACGGAGCCTGAGGCTGAACGAGCGGCACGGCCTGACGCTGCATGTTGGAACCCATCAACGCGCGGTTGGCGTCGTCGTGCTCAAGGAACGGTATAAGCGCCGCCGCCACCGAAACGATCTGCGACGGAGCCACGTCCATGTAGTCAATCTCATCGGGACCGTGAACCGGAAAATCGCTCCGGTGCCGGCACTTGATGCGATCCGTCTGAAATTCGCCGCGCGGATTGATCGGAGTGTTCGCTTGAGCGATGGCCACTCGATCCTCCTCGTCGGCCGACAAATACTCGATCTGCTTCGTGGCGCGTCCGCTCTTCACCACCCGGTAGGGCGTTTCGACGAAGCCCATGTCGTTGATCTTCGCAAAGGTGCACAGCGAAGAGATCAAACCGATGTTCGGACCTTCGGGAGTCTCGATCGGACAGAGCCGGCCGTAATGCGTGTAGTGAACGTCTCGCACCTCGAAACCCGCCCGCTCGCGCGTCAGACCGCCCGGACCG from bacterium carries:
- the rpoB gene encoding DNA-directed RNA polymerase subunit beta, translating into MRDTRKTIQRINFSKIPEVLDLPDLLEVQLRSFDEFLQKDVQLSRRKSQGLQAVFKNIFPIIDNRETHILEFVDYYVEEPKYDEDECRERGVTFQAPLKAKLRLSSRDEASEGGSFDNTIESDVYLGNLPLMTTSGTFIINGAERVIVSQLHRSPGVSFSDDIHPNGKKIFTARIIPFRGSWIEFTTDINDVLYVYIDRRKKFPATTLLRALGHATDSDILRLFDYVEEVPLGRKEAQKEFGRPLTADVVNEATGEVLAQAGAELTEELHDSLHAAKVKSVELLRTKKRDVIYDILRNTLNKDKSTSPDKALEVIYRELRSGEPPDMETARKFLHRLFFDEKRYDLGGVGRYRINSKLNLSVSPETTVLTEDDIVAILKHVLKLRIGKQSPDDIDHLGNRRVRTVGEQLANQFSVALSRMARTIKERMNLRDSESLTPQDLINVRTISSVINTFFGTNQLSQFLDQVNPLTELTHKRRLSALGPGGLTRERAGFEVRDVHYTHYGRLCPIETPEGPNIGLISSLCTFAKINDMGFVETPYRVVKSGRATKQIEYLSADEEDRVAIAQANTPINPRGEFQTDRIKCRHRSDFPVHGPDEIDYMDVAPSQIVSVAAALIPFLEHDDANRALMGSNMQRQAVPLVQPQAPYVGTGMERKAAEDSRTLILAPEDGIVEYVDANRIVFRPRVRPNDGNGGGEEENAPPEALTYKLKKFFRTNQDTCINQRPAVTEGEQIRKGQVLADGCATEKGDLALGRNVLAAFMPWMGYNFEDSIIVSERIVYDDIFTSINIEELELQVRETKRGEEELTREIPNVSEDAVKDLDEIGIIRVGATVRPGDILVGKVTPKGETDLTPEDKLLKAIFGDKAGDVKDASLKAHTGMYGIVINTKLFSRKKKDAKTRREDKKALEELELRFQQNIVSLKRVVAEELYGILRGHKTKEIRDKTLNQVLIPEGVAFTEAALKALDLDAVETRYEWTDNEAVNEQVEQAFEKYHDRLFVAQNEYKNEKYRIQVGDELPPGIVQLVRVYVAQKRKITVGDKMAGRHGNKGVVGKVVPLEDMPFLSDGTPVDIILNPLSVPSRMNIGQIFETTLGWAAHRLGVYFATPVFDGAKIHDLDDWLTRAELPLHGKTYLFDGRTGEPFEQETTVGYIYMMKLSHLVDDKIHARSIGPYSLITQQPLGGKAQFGGQRFGEMEVWALEAYGAAHILQEILTVKSDDVNGRARTYEAIVKGENLPIPGIPESFHVFINELRGLGLDVKLME